Proteins encoded by one window of Polaribacter haliotis:
- a CDS encoding glycosidase codes for MNIISNGVMLNAYPDSIGTNLSDTVNLLQKEELKDVFSLFYVLPTFFNSDLDRGFSVIDYNLNKELVSTDNLKTLESLNIELKFDIVLNHLSVNSPQFKDLLANGEASKFKEFFIDWNTFWENNGTKNKDGIVIPKEEYLNKLFMRKSGLPILKVPFPDGTEKPYWNTFYQEINYSKITTEEILTIEGVTEDQAKTIAKKVNVAIENKLKIEDVDFENFNNLKGKIIPIVNKNRSFLGQMDVNAKSELVWDFYEETLAKVKSFGCKILRLDAFAYLHKEIGQTNFFNKPGTWNYLDRINEIAKKNDLILLPEIHAEYGVNLHDEVAKEGYQIYDFFLPGLMIHTLETASNKAIITWANEIIEKGYKTVNMLGCHDGIPVLDLKGKEINGTYNKGLLEDSEIESIMETVINRGGRVKNLYDPSGKKISYYQVNATFFSALGESEKKLLLARTIQMFMPGIPQVWYLDLFAGKNNYEAADKGGSGGHKEINRTTLSNEDIEEGLKTEIVRNQLKIMRLRNTSKAFLGTMEIKKSKENELHIIWRNNNEFAELNANLTTHSFKITFSENKILKNMNF; via the coding sequence ATGAACATTATTTCTAACGGAGTTATGCTTAATGCATATCCAGACAGTATTGGAACCAATTTAAGTGACACTGTAAACTTGCTTCAAAAAGAAGAACTTAAAGATGTTTTTTCGTTGTTTTATGTGTTGCCAACTTTTTTTAATAGCGATTTAGACAGAGGTTTCTCTGTTATAGATTACAATTTAAATAAAGAATTAGTTTCTACAGATAATTTAAAAACGCTAGAAAGTTTAAATATTGAATTAAAATTCGATATTGTTTTGAATCACTTATCTGTAAATTCTCCACAGTTTAAAGATTTGTTAGCAAATGGTGAAGCTTCAAAATTCAAAGAATTTTTTATCGATTGGAATACTTTTTGGGAAAATAATGGAACAAAAAATAAAGACGGAATTGTAATTCCTAAAGAAGAATATCTTAATAAGTTATTCATGAGAAAATCTGGTCTTCCTATTTTAAAAGTCCCTTTTCCTGATGGAACAGAAAAACCGTATTGGAACACCTTTTATCAAGAAATAAACTATTCAAAAATTACTACTGAAGAAATTTTAACTATTGAGGGAGTTACTGAAGATCAAGCTAAAACTATTGCTAAAAAAGTAAACGTAGCCATTGAAAACAAACTTAAAATAGAAGATGTTGATTTTGAAAATTTCAATAATTTAAAAGGTAAAATTATTCCTATTGTAAATAAAAACAGGTCTTTTTTAGGCCAAATGGATGTAAATGCAAAGTCGGAATTAGTTTGGGATTTTTACGAAGAAACATTAGCAAAAGTAAAAAGTTTTGGTTGTAAAATTCTACGTTTAGATGCTTTCGCTTATTTGCACAAAGAAATAGGGCAAACAAATTTTTTCAACAAACCAGGCACTTGGAATTATCTAGATAGAATTAATGAAATTGCAAAGAAAAACGATTTAATTCTTTTACCAGAAATTCATGCAGAATATGGTGTAAATCTTCATGATGAAGTTGCCAAAGAAGGATACCAAATTTACGATTTTTTCTTACCAGGATTAATGATCCATACATTAGAAACTGCTTCGAACAAAGCAATTATAACTTGGGCAAATGAAATTATTGAAAAAGGGTACAAAACTGTAAATATGTTGGGTTGCCACGATGGAATTCCGGTTTTAGATTTAAAAGGAAAAGAAATCAATGGAACTTACAACAAAGGTTTATTAGAAGATTCAGAAATAGAATCTATTATGGAAACTGTTATAAATCGTGGTGGAAGAGTTAAAAACTTATACGATCCATCAGGAAAAAAAATATCTTATTACCAAGTAAATGCAACATTCTTTAGTGCATTAGGCGAAAGTGAAAAAAAGTTATTATTGGCAAGAACAATACAAATGTTTATGCCAGGAATACCACAGGTTTGGTATTTAGACCTTTTTGCAGGTAAAAATAATTATGAAGCCGCAGACAAAGGTGGTAGTGGTGGTCATAAAGAAATTAACAGAACAACACTTTCTAATGAAGATATTGAAGAGGGTTTAAAAACAGAAATTGTTAGAAACCAACTTAAAATAATGCGTTTAAGAAATACCTCTAAAGCATTTTTAGGAACAATGGAAATTAAAAAATCAAAGGAAAATGAACTTCATATTATTTGGAGAAATAACAATGAATTTGCAGAACTAAATGCAAATCTTACAACTCACTCGTTTAAAATTACTTTTTCAGAAAACAAAATCCTTAAAAACATGAATTTCTAA
- a CDS encoding carbohydrate kinase family protein → MKNFIRNIDILCVGEVLIDFIGHQNDVLINGTRDYHRYLGGSPANVAMNCKRLGLNSTMVSAVGNDGFGEYIFKRLDEIGIDTKHIKKLDNKATSVIFVSKSNGTPDFIPYRDADCAISEAQITAEMLAATKIYHTTCFALSKKPAQTTILNKATEAFKSGCKLSIDLNYAKELWSNREEALEVIKTYCKYNPLIKISDDDMFRFFEKKLSHEEIFNFFHDLGVETVCLTLGSKGVKLSQKEKEVIQLPAIKIEKVMDTTGAGDAFWSGFLFAYIKEKPIEECLQVALKLAALKLQNVGRLPDNINVLSKLL, encoded by the coding sequence TTGAAAAATTTTATAAGAAATATAGATATTTTATGTGTTGGTGAAGTCTTAATCGATTTTATCGGTCACCAAAACGATGTATTAATTAACGGAACCAGAGATTATCATAGATATTTAGGAGGTTCTCCAGCAAACGTTGCTATGAATTGCAAACGATTAGGGTTAAATTCAACAATGGTTTCTGCGGTTGGTAATGATGGTTTTGGAGAATACATTTTTAAAAGATTAGATGAAATTGGTATTGATACAAAACACATAAAAAAGCTTGATAATAAAGCTACAAGTGTCATTTTTGTTTCAAAATCAAACGGAACACCAGATTTTATACCATATAGAGATGCAGATTGTGCAATTTCTGAAGCGCAAATAACAGCAGAAATGTTAGCTGCTACAAAAATATACCACACAACTTGTTTTGCGTTGAGTAAAAAACCTGCACAAACTACCATTTTAAACAAAGCTACAGAAGCTTTTAAAAGCGGGTGCAAATTAAGTATCGATTTAAATTATGCCAAAGAATTATGGTCTAATAGAGAAGAAGCTTTAGAAGTTATAAAAACATATTGCAAATACAATCCATTAATAAAAATTAGTGATGATGATATGTTTCGATTCTTCGAAAAAAAATTATCACACGAAGAAATTTTTAATTTCTTTCATGATTTAGGAGTAGAAACTGTTTGTTTAACTTTAGGTAGTAAAGGTGTAAAACTTTCTCAAAAAGAAAAAGAAGTAATTCAATTACCAGCAATAAAAATAGAAAAAGTAATGGATACAACTGGCGCTGGAGATGCATTTTGGTCTGGTTTTTTATTCGCTTATATTAAAGAAAAACCAATAGAAGAATGTTTGCAAGTCGCTTTAAAATTAGCGGCTTTAAAACTTCAGAATGTAGGTAGGCTTCCAGATAATATTAATGTTTTATCCAAACTTCTATAA
- a CDS encoding MFS transporter, with product MKIKKPKLSFWQILNMNVGFFGIQYSFGLQQSAVTPIYDFLGASPDQIPLLHLAGPVTGLLVQPIIGALSDKTWSPRFGRRKPYFLIGAILCSLTLLAFPFSSSLWMAAGLLWILDAGNNTAMEPYRALIADKLDDEQQPLGFQMQSFFTGLGQVLANLSLFIFPLIFIGTTGALPTWVYASFFLGAACSIGTILWSIRKTKEIPPTAEELAKLRSEKRSVIGPLVEIFSAIKDMPKVMWQLALVYLFQWYALFCYWQNSSKSVALSVWNATPDNTELYSEAVSWTGLVNGWYNVVTFLVAFALVGFAKKYSAKRVHAFCLIIAAIGFLAFPHIENKNLLFFAITGFGIGWASMMGIPYLMVVADIPKERYGVYMGIINMMIVIPMIIQTLSFGYILKNFLDNDPRNAITFAGVLLIISAIFTLFIKSKKQVQ from the coding sequence ATGAAAATTAAAAAACCTAAATTAAGCTTTTGGCAAATCTTAAATATGAATGTTGGGTTCTTCGGAATTCAATATAGTTTTGGATTGCAACAAAGTGCAGTTACACCAATTTACGATTTTTTAGGTGCAAGTCCAGATCAAATTCCATTATTACATCTTGCTGGTCCAGTAACAGGTTTGTTAGTACAACCAATTATTGGAGCATTAAGTGATAAAACTTGGAGTCCAAGATTTGGAAGACGTAAACCTTACTTTTTAATTGGAGCAATTTTATGTAGTTTAACTTTATTGGCATTTCCTTTTAGCAGTTCTTTATGGATGGCAGCAGGTTTATTATGGATTTTAGATGCAGGTAACAACACTGCAATGGAACCTTACAGAGCATTAATAGCAGACAAATTAGATGACGAGCAACAACCTTTAGGGTTTCAAATGCAAAGTTTCTTTACTGGTTTGGGGCAGGTTTTGGCAAATTTATCATTATTTATATTTCCATTAATTTTTATAGGAACCACAGGTGCTTTACCAACTTGGGTATATGCCTCTTTTTTCTTGGGAGCAGCTTGTTCTATAGGAACCATTTTATGGAGTATTCGTAAAACGAAAGAAATACCTCCAACAGCAGAAGAATTAGCAAAATTAAGAAGTGAAAAAAGAAGTGTTATTGGTCCTTTGGTTGAAATCTTTTCAGCAATAAAAGACATGCCAAAAGTAATGTGGCAATTGGCATTGGTTTATTTATTTCAATGGTATGCACTGTTTTGTTATTGGCAAAACTCATCTAAAAGTGTGGCATTGTCTGTATGGAATGCAACACCAGATAATACAGAATTATATAGCGAAGCTGTAAGTTGGACTGGTTTAGTAAACGGTTGGTATAATGTAGTTACTTTTTTAGTAGCTTTTGCACTGGTTGGTTTTGCAAAAAAATATAGTGCAAAAAGAGTACACGCATTTTGTTTAATAATTGCTGCAATAGGGTTTTTAGCTTTTCCACATATCGAAAATAAAAACTTATTATTCTTTGCAATTACTGGTTTTGGTATTGGTTGGGCAAGTATGATGGGAATTCCATATTTAATGGTGGTTGCAGACATTCCAAAAGAACGTTATGGTGTGTATATGGGAATTATTAATATGATGATTGTAATTCCAATGATTATTCAAACATTATCCTTTGGATACATTCTAAAAAACTTTTTAGATAACGACCCAAGAAACGCAATAACTTTTGCAGGTGTTTTACTGATTATAAGCGCCATTTTTACCCTATTTATTAAAAGTAAAAAACAAGTTCAGTAG
- a CDS encoding glutaredoxin family protein yields the protein MKYLIIVVLFLTSLQNYAQESFHQTKDSKKEKMIVYGSDSCHTCLDTKAFLKNKKIKFIYYDIDINKKKEQEMLAKLQKANISIHTLSLPVIDNKGDVFLNKGNFEEFLKVLDEKIKKNEN from the coding sequence ATGAAATATTTAATAATTGTTGTTCTATTTTTAACTTCGCTTCAAAACTATGCTCAAGAATCATTTCATCAAACCAAAGATTCAAAAAAAGAGAAAATGATTGTGTATGGAAGCGATAGCTGTCATACTTGTTTAGATACAAAAGCTTTTTTAAAAAATAAGAAGATTAAATTCATTTATTACGATATTGATATCAATAAAAAGAAAGAACAAGAAATGTTAGCAAAACTTCAAAAAGCAAATATTTCTATACACACTTTAAGTCTACCTGTTATAGACAATAAAGGAGATGTTTTTTTAAACAAAGGCAACTTTGAAGAATTTCTAAAAGTTCTAGACGAAAAAATCAAAAAAAATGAAAATTAA
- a CDS encoding TonB-dependent receptor has translation MKKQLHFRIAVLMVFLLSTTVFVAQSTISGSVKDQNGELVPGVNILLKGTTTGSTSDFDGNYEIKNVENGTYTIVASYIGFDNFTKEITVNGNLKLDITIKENAQSLDEIIVTGVVNPKSKLESSVSISTVGVKQIEQASPRSAGELFRSIPGIRAESSGGEGNANFNVRGVPVSSGGSRYLQLQEDGLPILLFGDTSFGNADNFLRIDSNVGRVEAIRGGSASTQTSNGPAGIINMISKTGRTEGGTVGATYGLDYQTSRLDFEYGTPIGEGLYYHVGGFMRVGEGPRNIGYQGNKGGQLKANITKEFKNGYVRTYFKYLNDRSVMYMPMPVSLTGSNSNPTFGNLPGFDITSDTPHSVNIQNTYSVYDGNPTQNDMRNGNNPVSASVGAEFSFDLGDDWKVNAKARYSNNSGQWNAPFTANVGTVAEIETLVRGASGATGALTFQDGTPFNPANGLAQDIRYFDVTIEDLSNFFSDVKVTKAINDNIGVTVGMFSATQNTKIGWQWSSAISEVAGDGKARLGVFDGFSQGGAYSFGQPVWGNCCQRKYNTVHNVNSPYVGVDAEINEKLNFDGSIRFENVNVNGTINSGQLSNLDANGDLIGFDYNSDGVINDFESTIPTIAGNPGQAISDDYNFISFSAGLNYKINDGSAVFGRYSKGASGRAADRNTYGSDGLGDVQFDEISQFEIGLKKRLNNGVLNVTGFVSNTDEGISNELNRTVGNPFKALGLEVESAYNFGDFSINGSVTYTKAEIDGGANKGNKPRRQADFVYNLAPTYSFGANKQHLFGITILGTSKSFAQDDNDLVMPGYAYVNAVAKVSLTKGLSLSVNANNLFDTIGVTEVEGNGNIAGGLAAARTISGRSTTMTLQYSF, from the coding sequence ATGAAAAAACAATTACACTTTAGAATTGCTGTTTTGATGGTATTTTTACTATCAACAACAGTATTTGTTGCGCAGTCAACAATTTCTGGTTCAGTAAAAGACCAGAATGGAGAATTAGTACCTGGAGTAAACATTCTCCTTAAAGGAACAACAACAGGATCTACTTCAGATTTTGATGGAAATTACGAAATTAAAAATGTAGAAAACGGAACATATACAATTGTTGCGTCTTACATTGGTTTCGATAATTTCACAAAAGAAATTACTGTTAATGGAAATTTAAAATTAGACATTACCATTAAAGAAAATGCACAATCTTTAGATGAAATAATAGTAACAGGTGTTGTAAATCCTAAATCTAAATTAGAGTCTAGTGTTTCTATTTCTACAGTAGGCGTTAAACAAATAGAGCAGGCTTCACCAAGATCTGCAGGTGAACTTTTTAGAAGCATACCAGGTATTCGTGCTGAATCTTCTGGTGGTGAAGGTAATGCAAATTTTAATGTTCGTGGTGTACCAGTTTCTTCAGGTGGTTCTCGATATTTACAATTGCAAGAAGATGGGCTTCCAATATTGTTATTTGGAGATACTTCTTTTGGTAATGCAGATAACTTTTTACGTATAGATTCTAATGTTGGAAGAGTTGAGGCAATTAGAGGTGGTTCTGCTTCTACACAAACATCTAATGGTCCAGCAGGTATCATAAACATGATTAGCAAAACAGGAAGAACAGAAGGTGGTACTGTAGGTGCAACTTATGGTTTAGATTATCAAACTAGTAGATTAGATTTTGAATATGGGACTCCAATTGGTGAAGGATTATATTATCACGTTGGTGGTTTTATGCGTGTGGGCGAAGGTCCAAGAAATATTGGTTATCAAGGTAATAAAGGAGGGCAATTAAAAGCAAACATTACTAAAGAATTTAAGAATGGTTACGTTCGTACTTATTTCAAGTATTTAAATGACAGGTCTGTAATGTATATGCCAATGCCAGTAAGTTTAACAGGTTCAAATTCTAACCCTACTTTTGGAAACCTTCCAGGTTTTGATATTACTTCAGATACACCACATTCTGTAAATATTCAAAATACATATAGTGTTTATGATGGGAATCCTACACAAAACGATATGAGAAATGGTAACAACCCAGTAAGTGCTTCAGTTGGTGCAGAATTTTCTTTTGACCTTGGAGACGACTGGAAAGTAAATGCTAAAGCAAGATACTCAAACAATTCTGGTCAATGGAATGCTCCATTTACCGCAAATGTAGGTACAGTAGCAGAAATAGAAACTTTGGTAAGAGGTGCTTCAGGAGCAACTGGTGCTTTAACTTTCCAAGATGGAACACCATTTAACCCTGCAAACGGATTGGCACAAGATATTAGATATTTTGATGTAACTATAGAAGATCTAAGTAACTTTTTTAGTGATGTAAAAGTTACTAAAGCAATTAATGATAACATCGGTGTAACTGTAGGTATGTTCTCTGCTACACAAAACACTAAAATAGGATGGCAATGGAGTTCTGCTATTTCTGAAGTAGCAGGAGATGGTAAAGCTAGATTAGGAGTTTTTGATGGATTTTCTCAAGGTGGGGCTTATTCTTTCGGTCAGCCAGTTTGGGGTAACTGTTGTCAAAGAAAATACAATACTGTACACAATGTAAATTCTCCTTATGTAGGAGTAGATGCAGAAATTAATGAAAAATTAAATTTTGATGGTAGTATTCGTTTTGAAAACGTAAATGTTAACGGAACTATAAACTCTGGACAATTAAGTAATTTAGATGCTAATGGAGATTTAATTGGTTTTGACTACAACAGTGATGGAGTAATTAATGATTTTGAATCTACGATACCAACTATAGCTGGTAATCCAGGACAAGCAATAAGTGATGACTATAATTTTATTTCTTTCTCTGCAGGTTTAAACTATAAAATTAACGACGGTTCTGCTGTTTTTGGAAGATACAGTAAAGGTGCATCTGGTAGAGCTGCAGATAGAAACACTTATGGGTCAGATGGTTTAGGAGATGTACAGTTTGACGAAATTTCTCAATTTGAAATTGGTTTAAAAAAGAGATTAAATAACGGTGTTTTAAATGTAACAGGTTTTGTAAGTAATACAGATGAAGGTATTAGTAACGAATTAAACAGAACTGTTGGAAATCCATTTAAGGCTTTAGGTTTAGAGGTAGAATCTGCATATAATTTTGGTGATTTTTCTATAAACGGTTCTGTTACTTATACTAAAGCAGAAATTGATGGTGGAGCAAATAAAGGGAATAAACCAAGAAGACAAGCAGATTTTGTTTACAATTTAGCACCAACATATTCATTTGGAGCAAACAAGCAACATCTTTTTGGAATCACAATATTAGGTACTTCTAAATCTTTTGCACAAGATGATAATGATCTTGTAATGCCTGGGTATGCTTACGTAAATGCAGTAGCAAAAGTTAGCTTAACAAAAGGCTTATCATTAAGCGTTAATGCAAACAATTTATTCGATACAATTGGTGTAACAGAAGTTGAAGGAAATGGAAACATCGCTGGTGGTTTAGCTGCAGCAAGAACAATTTCTGGTCGTTCTACAACTATGACATTGCAATATAGTTTTTAA
- a CDS encoding LacI family DNA-binding transcriptional regulator yields the protein MVTLKQIAEELGISITTVSKALKEYPDVSKKTRKLVRETASMLNYKPNSFAVNLRTRESKTIGLIIPVIVHHFFSSVIKGIIEQAEKKGYLVIILQSNESYELEKKQIDLLLSKRVDGILISLANGTADFKHLNDVIENETPLVMFDKIAKMVKCSKVIIDDRKASYKATQHLIDIGCKRIAHFRGPLLPQNSIDRFLGYKKALLDNGLEYDSSLVYICECGDMSFEEGKLNAKKLLKEHKDVDGIFINTDLVAIGAMTEFMKQGVKIPEDISIVGFSNWFMASVISPSLTTINQPGLEMGINAFKLLYKEIKKKKKNSDFSFKELVLDTDLVIRESTKN from the coding sequence ATGGTAACATTAAAGCAAATAGCAGAAGAATTAGGTATTTCTATAACTACGGTTTCAAAAGCGTTAAAAGAATATCCAGATGTTAGTAAAAAAACAAGGAAGTTGGTAAGAGAAACAGCATCTATGCTAAATTACAAACCAAATTCTTTCGCCGTAAATTTAAGAACTAGAGAATCGAAAACTATTGGATTAATTATTCCAGTAATTGTACATCACTTTTTTTCGAGTGTTATTAAAGGGATTATTGAGCAAGCAGAAAAGAAAGGGTATTTGGTAATTATTTTACAATCTAATGAGTCTTATGAGTTAGAAAAAAAACAAATAGACTTATTATTAAGTAAAAGAGTAGATGGAATTTTAATTTCTTTAGCAAATGGTACAGCAGATTTTAAGCATTTAAATGATGTTATTGAGAATGAAACACCTTTAGTTATGTTCGATAAAATTGCCAAAATGGTAAAATGTTCTAAAGTTATTATAGACGATAGAAAAGCATCTTACAAGGCAACACAACATTTAATAGATATTGGTTGTAAAAGAATTGCACATTTTAGAGGCCCTTTATTGCCTCAAAATTCAATTGATAGATTTTTAGGGTATAAAAAAGCATTATTGGATAATGGTTTAGAATACGACTCTTCTTTAGTATATATATGTGAATGTGGAGATATGAGTTTTGAAGAAGGAAAACTTAATGCTAAAAAACTTTTAAAAGAACACAAAGATGTAGATGGAATTTTTATAAATACAGATCTAGTTGCAATTGGAGCAATGACAGAATTTATGAAACAAGGCGTAAAAATACCAGAAGACATAAGTATTGTTGGTTTTAGTAATTGGTTTATGGCATCTGTAATTTCACCTTCTTTAACAACTATTAATCAACCAGGTTTAGAAATGGGAATAAATGCATTTAAATTACTTTATAAAGAAATAAAGAAGAAAAAGAAAAATTCTGATTTTAGTTTTAAAGAACTTGTTTTAGATACAGATTTAGTAATAAGAGAGTCTACTAAAAATTAA
- a CDS encoding DUF5686 and carboxypeptidase regulatory-like domain-containing protein → MKKITFLFLLFTINISLAQVKGTITDTKGEPLSSVSIYVDKTNKGTTSNDNGEYILELSKKGKHTIIFQFLGFETLKKEINITSFPFELNVKLKEENVVLDEISISTKDNPANAIIRNTIKNKEKTTDKLGTYTAKFYSRGLTKIDDAPESFLGESLGDFGGGLDSTRSGIIYLSETFSNISFQKKPKKFKENIVASKVSGRDNGVSFNRAEDSSIDLYENSIEIFNNLISPISTNAFSYYKYKLEGTFYDPNGKLINKIKLTPKRKGDRVFDGFIYIVEDDWAVYGADLTTTGAQVNIPIVNSLTLKQSYNYSNEIAGWVLRTQTIDFDIEFFGFKPNGKFSYVYSEYDFNPDFNEKTFTNEVLTFEKNATEKDSVYWNKLRPVPLTKEETKDYSIKDSIKVVRKSKKYLDSIDAKGNKFGLLDPLMGYSFRNSYENKSFSYNGPLLRTSFNTVQGLNTSAGFSYFEQLNKKGKWWTAGANVNYGFSDERVRPTFYFTKKWNNFSRPRLSIFAGVTTPQFNGREPITKLNNLFSSLLDRLNYLKIYEKQSAKVSYSEEIKNGVYFSSSLEYAKRKPLFNTTNYSFAPQDKNGGYTSNNPLDPTDFTNPAFETHNIATLNVGATFVIGQKYLSYPDRKTNVGGSKFPRINVAYTKRFGASNSELNSDLFSGNIRQNLNAGNYGEFEYNIRGGIFLKKKNIAFMDKLQANGNQLTFPLDNQLTSFGLLEYYKFYTNDKYAEMHAQHNFKGAILGKVPLLNKLNLHLVGGVKGLFMADKKPYTEVSVGLDNIGFGKWRFLRVDYVHSNYGGVSNDGFLFRLSLF, encoded by the coding sequence ATGAAAAAAATTACTTTTCTTTTTCTACTTTTTACTATTAATATAAGTCTTGCGCAAGTAAAAGGAACCATTACAGATACTAAAGGCGAGCCACTTTCTTCAGTAAGTATTTATGTAGATAAAACCAATAAAGGAACCACCTCTAACGATAATGGAGAGTATATTTTAGAGCTTTCCAAAAAAGGAAAACACACCATTATTTTTCAATTCTTAGGATTTGAAACGTTAAAGAAAGAAATAAATATCACCTCTTTTCCTTTTGAATTAAACGTAAAACTGAAAGAAGAAAATGTTGTTTTAGACGAGATTTCTATTTCTACGAAAGACAACCCTGCAAATGCAATTATTAGAAATACCATAAAAAATAAAGAGAAAACAACCGATAAATTAGGAACATATACTGCCAAATTTTACTCTCGTGGATTGACTAAAATAGACGACGCTCCAGAAAGTTTTTTAGGAGAAAGTTTGGGCGATTTTGGTGGAGGTTTAGATTCTACTAGAAGTGGAATTATTTATTTATCGGAAACATTTTCTAATATTTCTTTTCAGAAAAAACCCAAAAAATTTAAAGAAAACATTGTGGCTTCCAAGGTTTCTGGACGAGACAATGGTGTAAGTTTTAACAGAGCAGAAGATTCTAGTATTGATTTGTACGAGAATAGTATCGAAATTTTTAACAATTTAATATCACCAATTTCTACCAATGCTTTTAGTTACTACAAATATAAATTAGAAGGTACTTTTTATGATCCGAATGGAAAACTCATCAATAAAATAAAGCTGACTCCAAAAAGAAAGGGAGACCGTGTTTTTGATGGTTTTATTTATATTGTAGAAGACGATTGGGCTGTATATGGAGCAGATTTAACCACAACTGGTGCTCAAGTTAATATTCCCATTGTAAATTCTTTAACGCTAAAACAGAGTTATAATTATTCTAATGAAATAGCTGGTTGGGTTTTAAGAACACAAACGATAGATTTTGATATTGAATTTTTTGGTTTTAAGCCCAATGGAAAATTTTCTTATGTATATTCTGAGTATGATTTTAATCCAGATTTTAACGAAAAAACATTTACCAACGAAGTTTTAACCTTCGAGAAAAATGCTACCGAAAAAGATTCTGTGTATTGGAATAAATTGCGTCCAGTTCCTTTAACCAAAGAAGAAACCAAGGATTATTCTATAAAAGATAGTATAAAAGTAGTCCGAAAATCGAAGAAATATTTAGACTCTATCGATGCAAAAGGGAATAAATTCGGTTTGTTAGATCCGTTAATGGGGTATTCATTTAGAAATTCTTACGAAAACAAGTCTTTTTCTTATAATGGACCATTGTTAAGAACAAGTTTTAATACAGTGCAAGGCTTAAACACATCTGCTGGTTTTAGTTATTTTGAACAGCTAAATAAAAAAGGAAAATGGTGGACTGCAGGTGCCAACGTAAATTATGGTTTTTCTGATGAAAGGGTAAGACCCACTTTTTATTTCACCAAAAAATGGAACAATTTTTCCAGACCAAGATTAAGTATTTTTGCGGGTGTTACAACTCCTCAATTTAACGGAAGAGAACCAATTACAAAACTGAATAATCTTTTTAGTTCTTTGTTAGATCGATTAAATTATTTAAAAATTTACGAGAAACAATCTGCAAAAGTTAGTTATTCCGAAGAAATTAAAAATGGAGTTTATTTTTCTTCCTCATTAGAATATGCGAAAAGAAAACCACTATTTAATACCACCAATTATTCGTTTGCGCCACAAGATAAAAATGGAGGTTATACTTCTAACAATCCTTTAGATCCAACAGATTTTACAAATCCTGCTTTCGAAACGCACAATATTGCAACTTTAAATGTAGGCGCGACTTTTGTTATTGGTCAGAAATATTTGTCTTATCCAGATCGTAAAACCAATGTTGGTGGCTCTAAGTTTCCAAGAATAAATGTTGCCTATACAAAAAGGTTTGGAGCTTCTAATTCCGAATTAAATTCAGATTTATTCTCAGGAAATATTAGACAAAATTTAAATGCTGGAAATTATGGAGAATTCGAATATAACATTCGAGGAGGCATCTTTTTAAAGAAGAAAAACATTGCTTTTATGGATAAGTTACAAGCCAATGGGAATCAGCTTACTTTTCCATTAGACAATCAATTAACTAGTTTTGGTTTGTTAGAATATTACAAATTTTACACTAATGATAAGTATGCAGAAATGCATGCACAACACAATTTTAAAGGAGCAATTTTAGGAAAAGTTCCATTATTAAATAAATTAAATTTACATTTGGTGGGTGGTGTAAAAGGGCTTTTTATGGCAGATAAAAAACCGTATACAGAAGTTTCTGTTGGGTTAGATAATATTGGTTTTGGCAAATGGCGCTTTTTACGAGTAGATTATGTGCATTCTAATTACGGGGGTGTTTCTAATGATGGTTTCTTGTTTAGATTAAGCTTGTTTTAA
- a CDS encoding MoaD/ThiS family protein — MKIETLFFGITADLVATNNLEITISDNSSVNDFKMLLKEKYPQLENINSYAIAVNEEYAENDLLLKESDVVAIIPPVSGG, encoded by the coding sequence ATGAAAATTGAAACTCTTTTTTTCGGAATTACTGCAGATTTAGTAGCAACAAATAATCTAGAAATTACGATTTCAGACAATAGTTCTGTAAACGATTTTAAAATGTTGCTGAAGGAAAAATATCCACAATTAGAAAACATAAATTCCTATGCAATTGCTGTAAATGAAGAATATGCAGAAAATGATTTGCTTTTAAAAGAAAGTGATGTTGTTGCTATAATTCCGCCAGTAAGTGGAGGTTAA